A section of the Halalkalicoccus subterraneus genome encodes:
- a CDS encoding cyclic pyranopterin monophosphate synthase MoaC encodes MSDEDLTHVDESGEARMVDVGEKPDTGRRAVAVGEICLSESTVEAIRENSTKKGDVLATARVGAIQAVKHTWETIPMCHQIPITNVDT; translated from the coding sequence ATGAGTGACGAGGACCTGACCCACGTCGACGAATCGGGCGAGGCGAGAATGGTCGACGTCGGCGAGAAGCCCGACACCGGCCGCCGGGCGGTCGCCGTCGGGGAGATCTGTCTGAGTGAATCGACGGTCGAGGCGATCCGCGAGAACAGTACGAAGAAGGGTGACGTGCTCGCGACCGCGCGGGTGGGAGCGATTCAGGCGGTCAAACACACCTGGGAGACGATCCCGATGTGCCACCAGATCCCGATCACGAACGTCGACACCG
- a CDS encoding NAD(P)H-hydrate dehydratase: MITAARMGAVDRNAAALGVPRKQLMESSGNAVARAVRKAASEGDSITVVAGRGNNGGDALVAARFLDEYDVSILLLGRPETISTDIARENWEALEAAGYSCESVSDSTDLDLGDPEVVVDGMLGTGISGELREPEATAAHEINAAEATVVSVDVPSGVDADSGDVPESAVEADRVVTFHDGKTGLADLDCEVTVADIGIPSAAERYVGPGDLELGSPAPGTETRVFVIGGGPYTGAPALSAQAALRSGADLSFLACPESIKGVLAGYAEDLIVQEYESDRLTPEVVEGLIDTATKHDDVVVLGPGLGTADETLEAARTFLEEFEGPMVVDADALSIVPDVETEATLVCTPNRKELAEMGGPDLDDLEAGADEIESFAADLGHVVMAKAEADVVSDGERTRVSTAGMPGMTVGGTGDTLAGITAAFMKGNDPLDAAAAASYANGRAAERLDKGGGLLASDLLDELPRVIWGDDDE; encoded by the coding sequence ATGATCACGGCAGCACGGATGGGAGCGGTCGACCGCAACGCCGCAGCGCTCGGCGTGCCTCGAAAACAGCTCATGGAGTCGAGCGGGAACGCCGTCGCCCGCGCGGTACGGAAGGCGGCAAGCGAGGGCGATTCCATAACTGTGGTCGCCGGCCGCGGGAACAACGGCGGGGACGCCTTGGTCGCCGCACGATTCCTCGACGAGTACGACGTCTCGATCCTCCTGCTCGGTCGGCCCGAGACGATCTCGACCGACATCGCCCGCGAGAACTGGGAGGCGCTCGAAGCCGCCGGCTATTCCTGTGAAAGCGTCTCCGACTCGACGGATCTCGACCTGGGCGACCCCGAGGTCGTCGTCGACGGGATGCTCGGGACCGGGATCAGCGGCGAACTCCGAGAGCCCGAGGCCACCGCGGCCCACGAGATCAACGCCGCCGAGGCCACCGTCGTCTCGGTCGACGTTCCGTCAGGCGTGGACGCCGACTCGGGAGACGTACCGGAAAGCGCCGTCGAGGCCGACCGCGTCGTCACCTTCCACGACGGGAAAACGGGGCTGGCCGACCTCGACTGTGAGGTGACCGTCGCCGACATCGGGATTCCCTCGGCGGCCGAGCGCTACGTCGGGCCCGGCGACCTCGAACTCGGCTCGCCGGCTCCCGGGACCGAAACCAGGGTCTTCGTCATCGGCGGCGGGCCTTACACGGGTGCGCCCGCGCTCTCGGCGCAGGCGGCGCTTCGCTCGGGCGCTGACCTCTCGTTTCTGGCCTGTCCCGAGTCCATCAAGGGCGTGCTCGCGGGCTACGCCGAGGACCTGATCGTCCAGGAGTACGAAAGCGATCGCCTCACTCCCGAGGTGGTAGAGGGTCTGATCGACACCGCCACGAAACACGACGACGTGGTCGTTCTGGGTCCGGGTCTCGGTACTGCCGACGAGACCCTCGAGGCCGCTCGCACTTTTCTTGAGGAGTTCGAGGGGCCGATGGTCGTCGACGCCGACGCACTCTCGATCGTTCCTGACGTGGAGACGGAGGCGACGCTGGTCTGTACGCCCAACCGCAAGGAGTTGGCGGAAATGGGCGGGCCCGACCTCGACGATCTGGAGGCGGGAGCCGACGAGATCGAGTCGTTCGCCGCCGATCTGGGCCACGTCGTAATGGCGAAGGCCGAGGCCGACGTGGTCTCGGACGGCGAGCGCACCCGGGTTTCGACGGCGGGTATGCCGGGCATGACCGTCGGCGGGACCGGCGATACTCTTGCAGGTATCACCGCCGCGTTCATGAAGGGGAACGATCCACTGGACGCCGCGGCGGCCGCCTCCTACGCCAACGGTCGAGCGGCGGAACGCCTCGATAAGGGCGGCGGACTGCTCGCTTCGGACTTGCTCGATGAACTACCGCGGGTGATCTGGGGGGACGACGATGAGTGA
- a CDS encoding acylphosphatase, with protein MAHTRAHVFVSGTVQGVYYRATTRDTARDHGVSGWVRNLDDGRVEVVFEGPEEDVEAMVGWCHEGSAAAQVEDVEVEYGNPEGIEGFEIRR; from the coding sequence ATGGCTCACACGCGCGCACACGTTTTCGTCTCGGGTACCGTTCAGGGCGTCTACTACCGTGCGACCACGCGCGACACCGCCCGCGACCACGGCGTTTCGGGCTGGGTACGCAATTTGGATGACGGCCGGGTCGAGGTGGTCTTCGAGGGACCCGAGGAGGACGTCGAGGCGATGGTCGGCTGGTGTCATGAGGGCTCGGCCGCAGCGCAGGTCGAGGACGTGGAGGTCGAATACGGGAATCCCGAGGGAATAGAGGGATTCGAGATCCGCCGCTGA
- a CDS encoding DNA-3-methyladenine glycosylase family protein, whose amino-acid sequence MERGTIPIETCPGGLDLRATLESGQSYHWRRADGRMYEDHAGGWYHTIVDDEFVRVRQADGSLEWEATTDAEPVLRELLRLDDDLAAIVASGPDEPLLHEAYAAHRGLRIVDDPAFPCLISFICSAQMRVARIHGMQTTLAERFGASMDVEGRTYHAFPTPEQLASVSVEELRDCSLGYRAPYVKETAEMVARGEAHPEDALGMDYEDAREFLTRFVGVGNKVADCVLLFSLGYLEAVPLDTWIRSAIAEHFPECDRGSYRETSRAIRDRLGGEYAGYAQTYVFHHLRTAA is encoded by the coding sequence ATGGAACGCGGGACGATCCCGATCGAGACGTGTCCGGGCGGTCTCGACCTCCGAGCGACCCTCGAGAGCGGCCAGTCGTACCACTGGCGGCGCGCGGACGGTCGGATGTACGAGGACCACGCGGGCGGGTGGTATCACACGATCGTCGACGACGAGTTCGTCCGGGTTCGTCAGGCCGACGGGAGCCTCGAATGGGAGGCGACGACCGACGCCGAACCCGTTCTTCGAGAACTGCTGCGCCTCGATGACGATCTCGCCGCGATCGTCGCGAGCGGCCCCGACGAGCCCCTCCTGCATGAGGCCTACGCCGCCCACCGCGGACTGCGGATCGTTGACGATCCTGCCTTCCCGTGCCTGATCTCCTTCATCTGTTCGGCCCAGATGCGCGTCGCGCGGATCCACGGGATGCAGACGACGCTGGCCGAGCGCTTCGGGGCGAGCATGGACGTCGAGGGACGGACCTACCACGCCTTTCCAACGCCCGAACAGCTCGCGAGCGTGAGCGTCGAGGAGCTTCGAGACTGCTCGCTTGGGTATCGCGCACCCTACGTCAAGGAGACCGCCGAGATGGTCGCGAGGGGCGAGGCCCACCCCGAGGACGCGCTGGGGATGGACTACGAGGACGCCCGCGAGTTCCTGACCCGGTTCGTAGGCGTCGGGAACAAGGTCGCCGACTGCGTTCTCCTCTTCTCGCTCGGCTATCTGGAGGCCGTGCCGCTCGATACGTGGATCCGCTCGGCCATCGCCGAGCACTTTCCCGAGTGCGATCGGGGCTCGTATCGCGAGACCTCGCGGGCGATCCGTGATCGCCTCGGTGGGGAGTACGCGGGCTACGCACAGACGTACGTCTTCCATCACCTCCGGACGGCGGCGTGA
- a CDS encoding DUF555 domain-containing protein, whose amino-acid sequence MDCRVVVEAAVPVYDVSTADEAVRIAISKTGEMLNPDLNYVEISMGERTSPSGEELEPVFIVADEALVALELEMTVFNVEREEHASRIARKEIGQRLHDIPLDVLSVDVLETDDDEDGTDRKDETDETDDGSTGERGDGGDDVLPEFDKLLE is encoded by the coding sequence ATGGACTGTCGAGTTGTCGTCGAGGCCGCCGTCCCGGTTTACGACGTCTCCACGGCCGACGAAGCCGTACGGATCGCCATCTCGAAGACGGGCGAGATGCTCAATCCCGATCTGAACTACGTCGAGATCTCGATGGGCGAACGCACGTCACCGAGCGGCGAGGAGCTCGAACCCGTCTTCATCGTCGCCGACGAAGCCTTGGTCGCGCTCGAACTCGAAATGACGGTGTTCAACGTCGAGCGCGAGGAACACGCCTCGCGGATCGCCCGCAAGGAGATCGGCCAGCGCCTGCACGACATCCCGCTCGACGTTCTCTCGGTTGACGTCCTCGAAACGGACGACGACGAGGACGGGACGGATAGAAAAGACGAAACGGACGAAACCGACGACGGTTCGACCGGCGAACGGGGCGACGGCGGCGATGATGTCCTCCCCGAGTTCGACAAGCTGCTGGAGTGA
- a CDS encoding UPF0058 family protein, producing the protein MKKQELIHLHGLLAEVSNHYEQNAGTPDFEEYDSLGVRPTSIHKSKTDHKAAVFAIATGITSDITDETQETVAAQAD; encoded by the coding sequence ATGAAAAAGCAGGAGCTCATCCACCTTCACGGCCTGCTGGCAGAGGTTTCGAACCATTACGAGCAAAACGCGGGTACTCCGGATTTCGAGGAGTACGACTCGCTCGGCGTACGACCGACTTCGATTCACAAGTCGAAGACCGACCACAAGGCCGCCGTGTTCGCTATTGCAACCGGAATCACATCCGATATCACCGACGAAACACAGGAAACGGTCGCGGCCCAAGCCGACTGA
- a CDS encoding transcription initiation factor IIB has protein sequence MKQRTFTDESVNETEREQTEETEQEESELTCPECGGRLQTDTEHGETVCADCGLVVEENEIDRGPEWRAFDSSERDQKSRVGAPTTTMMHDKGLSTNIGWQNKDAYGNTLSNRQRQKMQRLRTWNERFRTRNSKERNLKQALGEIDRMASALGLPKNVRETASVIYRRALEEDLLPGRSIEGVATASLYAAARQAGTPRSLDEIVQVSRIDRMELTRTYRYVVRELGLEVQPADPESYVPRFASDLELSDEAEHRARELLSNAKQAGIHSGKSPVGLAAAAVYAAALLTNEKVTQAEVSDVANISEVTIRNRYKELLQADDTNPAAGATSPEPAD, from the coding sequence ATGAAACAGCGAACATTCACTGACGAGTCAGTCAACGAGACCGAGCGAGAACAGACGGAAGAAACCGAACAGGAGGAGTCCGAACTCACCTGTCCCGAGTGTGGGGGGCGACTCCAGACGGACACCGAACACGGCGAGACCGTCTGTGCGGACTGCGGACTCGTCGTCGAGGAGAACGAGATCGACCGCGGGCCCGAGTGGCGCGCCTTCGACTCCTCGGAGCGCGACCAGAAGAGTCGGGTCGGCGCGCCCACGACGACGATGATGCACGACAAGGGCCTCTCGACGAACATCGGCTGGCAGAACAAGGACGCCTACGGCAACACGCTTTCCAATCGTCAGCGCCAGAAGATGCAGCGCCTTCGCACCTGGAACGAGCGCTTCCGTACGCGAAACTCCAAGGAGCGGAACCTGAAGCAGGCGCTCGGCGAGATCGATCGGATGGCCAGCGCGCTCGGCCTGCCGAAAAACGTTCGGGAGACCGCCTCGGTGATCTACCGCCGAGCGCTCGAAGAGGACCTCCTACCGGGTCGGTCGATCGAGGGTGTCGCCACCGCGAGCCTCTACGCCGCCGCGCGACAGGCCGGCACGCCGCGCAGCCTCGACGAGATCGTTCAGGTCTCGCGGATCGACCGCATGGAGCTCACTCGCACGTACCGCTACGTGGTCCGTGAACTGGGCCTCGAGGTCCAGCCCGCCGACCCCGAGAGCTACGTCCCGCGCTTCGCCTCGGACCTCGAACTCTCGGACGAGGCCGAACACCGCGCGCGCGAGTTGCTCTCGAACGCGAAGCAGGCCGGCATCCACAGCGGTAAGTCGCCGGTCGGACTCGCCGCCGCGGCCGTCTACGCCGCCGCGCTGCTCACCAACGAGAAGGTGACACAGGCCGAGGTCAGCGACGTGGCGAACATCAGCGAAGTGACCATCCGCAACCGGTACAAGGAACTACTCCAGGCAGATGACACGAACCCTGCCGCAGGCGCTACGAGCCCCGAACCGGCCGACTGA